Genomic window (Zingiber officinale cultivar Zhangliang chromosome 2B, Zo_v1.1, whole genome shotgun sequence):
TCTTACCTTGAGCTGCTCTAGAGCTGATGGACATTGCCCAAGAAAGTATACAGCCATGGAGATCAGAAGAGAGGTTGTCTCATAGCCTCCCAACAAAGCATCCAGAACAAAACTGACCTTTTCCTCCTCAGATAGGTTGCTAGCTGACAGCAATTCATCTAGGAAGTCACCCTTCTTGCTGGAATCTCCTCCATTTTGTCTTGTAGCAAGTATGTTTTTGACAGTGAATGATATCCTAGCTCTTGCCTGTAAAATTGTGTTAGGATATGGAGATTATCTCCAAtcaaataagaaactaaatttACCTGTAcagctttggcataggaggtccCTGGAATGTAAATGGGGAAGGAGATGAGCCCCTTCATGAAGGTAAGGAAGTCTTCAAGAATTCTTTCAGTCTGTGACTCACCTTGCGACATCCCAAGCACTTGTTTCACTATAACTCTGAAAGTGAACTATCAACAAGGTAAAGCATTAGATTTAGCATGCAACACTAATTACTGTCGTAATATCTTGAAGTAAACCTTTCTGGCCTCTTCACAGAGGAAGATCCTTTGCTTGCCCTTCCACGCGGCGATGACTTCAAGAGCGATCCTGCCTATGTCAATAAGATATCCAGTTCTTGACTTGGTGGTAGTCAGCAGTGTCAGAGCCAAGCTTCTTAGCTTCCTGTGAGTGTCTCCAACCACCACAATCATGGAAGATTTGCCAAGTATGCCATGGATAGGACGGGGATAGCTACACTGGAAGAGTTTCTCCTCGTTGTGAAGAATGAAATGGTTCAGTTCCTGGTCGCATGAGACGATCGTCGGTGTGCAGAAGAGATGTGACTTGAACACCTTCCCGTACCTGCTTATACTCAAAACAAACTTCAACAAACTTTTACTTCCTTTCACTGCTGGACATGTTGAAACAATTGTGCAGGAGGAAAAATCATTACCTGGCACAATGTTCTTCCAGGAAACGTCCAAGAGTGTAAGAGGCATGTGGAACCAAAAATCTTAAGGTCTCACCAATAAAAGGCCAGCCAAAGTTCCCTCCTGGAGCAACTCCATGATTCAGTAACAGGGGAAGCAAATGGTTCAACACCAGAATCAACATCACCACGAACAACCCGGCCATGAGAAGAACACAGAGCAGTTCTCCCTCCATCATATTCTGTTCACTCTTGGAGAGAActgatgaagcttcttctttatAAAGTAAGCCTGCTCTTGTTGACCTGTCAATAACAATTCATCTGCTATAACTCACTTAATAACTGAGGAGATTTTTCAGGATTGCAGTCACATCACTGTCTAAACTATTCATCATTCCTCTTGTTTTGGCGGGGGGCAATTAGATTCTTGACTTGAATAGCCACTGACAAGCTGTGGTCGTTGGCTTCCTATTTTATGGTCCCAATGCAACATTGAAGCATTCGTTTCCCTCTTTGGAGGGCTACGTAATTAAGGGCCGCACGAGTTGCAGTGATTGTAGCACAGATAGGTCCAACGTATACCCATCGAGGCTGCACGCCGAACGATGATACTTCTGAGATCTTCATTAACTCTGCCTTTAGCTTCTTTCATGTTCATCCAACGTAGACCCATCGAGGCGGTCCCTAAGTGCACGCCTACCATACTGATCAATTGCCGGCCGGTGGATAAGTCGGACTTCCGGCGGATCTCCGGCTATGCCTCCCAGATGAATACTCTGTTAATCGTTTTTACTTCTATTTTTCGCCCCCTCGAAATCGGGCAGAAGTGAGTGGACGGAAGCAAGTGGCGAGACAGTCTCCTCCATGCCACCCGTGCATACATCGATGAGGACCATAAGGTCGTCGAGGACATTGTCCTCTGTGAGAGACGCTCCAACCACGAACCCGATGACGAGGATAACTCCAATGTCGAAGTCGACTTCTCCTTTGCCCCCCTGAACTACAGCTCTGTTGCCGATGCCGTCGCAGCTCTCTCTACCTTCATGTCCAAGTTCACCATAGGACCCAAGATCTCGGACTGGGACGAGCATCGGCGAAGGTGGCTGGACAAGAACCCGGGGTTCCCGAGCTGGCGCCCTGACGGAAAGCCACGGATCCTCCTCGTCACTGGATCGATGCCCAATCCCAACAAAAACCCCATGGGCGACCACTACTTTCTGAAAGGGACCAAGAACCAAATCGACTATTGCAGCCTCCACGGGATCGAATCGTCTACAACACGATGCACCTCGACCACAAGCTCGCCGAGGATTGGGCCAAGCTCTCATTGATTCGGTGGTTGATGTTGTCCCACCAAGAGGTGGAATGGTTCTGGTGGATGGATAGCGACGCCTTCTTCATCGAAATGGCCTTCGAAATCCCTCTCTGACGCTACGCCGCCCACAATCTCGTCATCCTCGATCGGCTAACCACACCTAATTTTCGAGAAGCATTCTTGGATCGCCCTCAGCGCGACATCTTCTTTCAGCGCAATTGCTAGTGGAGTATGGAACTGCTGGATGTGTGGGTCCTAAGTCGATTTGGTGGACAGGTACGAAGAGATATGGAGAAGCATCACACTGgcttggaggtggaatggaagcCAAGGAGACTACCTGGTGGAGGGTTGCTTCAACAAAATTTTGGGTCTCGAAGGATTCCTCTTATTGTTTCTTTCCTATTATATGTTTTCCATACCCTTTCCCTTCCCTCCTCTACAGTGTTATTTTCCACCGTGGGTCACATTCCATTCCTTATCCACGCTTTGGAGTTTACAGAACATTAGATTTTGATGAGATACGGAGGTAGATTGACAAGTCAAAGCAACGGGGTGGGTGTTGAAGGAGCTCAGATCTTCTTAACAAAGGGATGAATCAGTTGTATTATGAAATTTCATTAGTGGAGATGGAGGATATCAtcctttattttttgtaaaaattgtcCCTCTATTCTTAAATTCTTGGATCTGTCATTGGTCGGATCATGATCGTTTTTGGTTGTGATCCCTTCTTAAATTTACCGTCCTTTTTTGATTATAGTTTAGATTAAAACGGGCGATCGGAGGCCACCCGAAGGCTGCCGATGGTGGCCAAATGGTCAGGTAGTCTGACTCCTAACGGGAGGCGGCCTTCGATCGTCCGTCCTGACCCAAACTATATCCTGAGAAAGGCGGTGAGCCATGGAGGGATCACAATCAATTACGATCTGATCACGATCACGATCTAATCGTAATTGTAAGTAGTTCAtctactgatttttttttttttttggatggaTTAGAGGATCCCAAACTAAGGATatcacaaaatttttaaaagatttatataattaaaaaaaatgaataaaaaaatttaaacgtTGAGATAAAGTCTGAGGTCTGTAATTTAGGGCGTccgtaacaaaaaaaaaaatggaaaaagagACTAAAAAACTGAGTTAATTTTTAATGacataaagaaaaagagaaatctaaaaaaaaaacaaaagaaaaaatctCCGTTAGAACAGTCATAGTTTAAATCTATGTTTTTCTTTCAAAGATAGAGTCTTTAATTAATGGAAAAGTAATCATTCCTTCTTCCTTTTGTAATAATAtaaattcttaataaattattattttaaaaataaatacattctataagttaaaaaaatacaaataactataattaaattaaaatttataaattaattaaatattaactaaaattacaaattaaattaaatttaaaattaaattaaattaaaaatcataagttaattaatatattaattataaattaaattaaaaaccacaattaattaaattattaattaaaaattatatagagacattaaataaaacaataaaaaaataaaagaaatatgattTATAATGTAGGGTCTAAAAAAATTATAGGAAATTTTTTTGAtggtaaatttttatatttttgagatGATAATGACATGACATATTGGGAATAAAAAAATCTTATTCAGAGTTTTAACCCTACCATATATGTGAGTTCATCTATGATTTAGTCCAAGTTGTTCAATTGACTAAATGTAAATGTTAGGtgtacaaaatatttattttgaataaaaggTGAAAGAATAATTCATACTTCAGCGATAAGTTGATATTCACAGTTTGATTCTCAGTTATAGTATATTGTAGAGTATTTTTCTTTAGTGGAATGACAAATTTAGGAAATTAAGCTATTGAACCATCCGTTAtgagtattttttaatttatcttgataATCGATGAAAATTTTCGTGGAATCGAATTGGTCATCACAGTATTAATCGACTTGAAAGACATCTGGtgctagttaaaaaaaaaaagattaagggCTTGAAGAAAGACTAAATCATAAAGGTTTAAATTTCTTGATAATTTAGGGTTTAGCTAAGGGAAATCTACAAAGACAGTAGGTAATTCAAGATTCAATGAACACAAATGTTACAAAGAGAGTAGGTGCCATTATTCTAATTGTGATATCTTTTGAATTATGTTTTCCTCCACATATACACATTAATAATTGTTTAGTGTAATTTAAGATTTTTATGTTCTAAAATAACAACATCTGAAACAAAAATAGAGTTCATTAATAGATTTTAAAGCTTAATTCCTAAGATAGTTATATAGGAAACTAATTAACAACCAAAGGGAATGTAAATCTAACATTAGAAGTCAAATTAATTGATACTTATATGGATAAAAAGAGAATATATTGCTTCCAGGGCAATGGTGCAATAGCTGAATACCTTCTTAATTTCTCAGACGTCTAAAGATTGAATCCAAACTTCGACGAATTAATGAATGAATTTCTTTTAATAGGTGGTTGATCTAATAATATTGGGTTGATGAACCACCCGTAATAGTGGTTGGTGAGAAACTTCTATGAAGCCGAATAAGTATTAAAAAGCCTAAGCTGAATATTTAGTATcaacttacaaaaaaaaaaaaaaaaagaagaagaatatatcacattgtaattattttttttgttcaaAAAAGTGATTATGAAGGTTATAAATGATCGAAATATCTCATTATGTCATGTCTTAACAAACCTCCCTTTAATCTAAGCCATCTTGATTTGCCTAACTTTGTTTCCTcgcatatttttaaataaataatttctaaCTTGAAATTGGATAATTCTGTATTAACAAATAATTATACATTCCAATTAGAATTTCATTATTTGATCatgattaaattttagcattaattcaaaatcaatgaTCATAATCAAGCCTTAATGGTACATTATGTTACCTTAATGACTCTTTATAAATAATCTATAGACCTTGGCATCTCtctttatatttgttttatctttGAATCCTCATGGAAAACTCTTCCAAGACATTTAGTCTAGTCGATTGTTCCTTGGTTGAAAGGCTTTGGATGAACTCGGAAGAAGAAGTGCGAGCAAAAGTGTCCATGCCCTACTATCCCTACCGGTGCAAGAAGTGTCACAAAAGATTTTCAACAAAGCAAGCATTAGGGGGACACCAAAATGGCCACAACTACGAGAAGAAATTGATGATGTCCACCTTCCCGCATCGTGCCACTTCAACTATTCCCGAAAACTTCTCGGTGATCAACTCTATACACAAACCAACGGCTTCTATAAACGCAATGAATCACTCGGTGGTTTGGTCGTTACGAGATCATCAAAATCATTATCAGAAGGCTCTTGAAGAAGATCATCGGCCTCACCATTTCCGGTTTGTTTCACCGGTTCAAGAGGCTGCAAGAAAAGATGACGAGAAGGTTAAAGTAGTGACCATTAACTTTCTCGATGCTGATTTATCTCAGAAAGATTGGATGTGTGCCAATGATATGGATCGTGATTACGATAAAGCTAATCTCGATGTTGGCTTAGACTTGAGCTTGCACCTCTAGCTAGTAGGTTCAAGCTTCCTCTTCATTTTACGATCACTTCATGTCTCTTGTTTGTAATACCTTTGTAATGGAGTAGATCCTCCGATTCTTAGGATGTAAGAAGTATTTGTGATGCAATGTTGATGTATGAATTATGTACTTGTTTATTCTCTTATTCAAGGAAGTATTTACGACTTATTATTGCAATCGAAAAAGATGAGAATGGAAGATCCAAATGGTCTTCAGCTTCACGTGATAGTGTTTTCTTTCAAAAGAACATTAATattcataaaacaaacaaaatacattacttgttttggttaaaactttatTGTTGATGATCTTGATCATGCTTCAACAAATTAAatagcttcttcttttcttctcttctacGTGAAGGTCTTCAAAGGCTAGAAGAGAAGCTGCGATAATGCCAATTCTAAAGTCATTGAACTGAAGGTCATGCCGGTGCACTGTTGGTTCTTATAAAAACCCAGGTCCTATGGATTCTAAACAATGAATAAAAACTCGAATATAAGAaataagaataagaaagatataGTTTCATCATGATCGCAtgacataagaaagtaaataTATAAGTTAtaggattgaaagcgctagaggaggggtgaataacgctcgtgacttTACGCATTTTAGAAAATGTTCGCATAAAAAGTAAGcacagcagaataaagaaagagataAAAAGACAATGGCTAATAcgaccgagatttacttggttcaaaatctatgacaactcctactccaaggccaacATGTGAGAATATTTTCGTTGGATAAATTCTAATCAATAAAAAAGTTACAATAATGATTACAATTTGAGTACAAGTAACTTGAATAAAAATAATACCGACTGTGGGATCGATGAcgtgctagagggaggggggggggggggggaaatagcactcgtggctaattcgttcgtttatCGGAAAACACAAAGTAAGAACGCAGTGGAATAGAGAAAGACACAAAAGCAATCACTAACacgatttcttttacttggttcagagtctgtgacgactcctactccaaggcctacgatcgttgatcgcttacgttgggcaatcactatagatccgAAATTCTTTACAAATATATAAGTACAAGTAATGAACTTAAAAACATATTATAGCAACAATAAATGATTAGGAATTGGTTTGTCGATTGTCGGAATAGCAGCTGAGCATTATTGAGTTATTTTGGCGTAGTGCGCAACTTAGAAGATCACTGTGAATGATGATCTTCGAAGTAGTTGGCTGAGCCCCCTTTTTATAGTCTTTtcagacctgatccagatcctctaatctcgggatcaggtttaaCTCGacccggatcgatcgaccgatacccaagtttggtcgaccgaacctactgaATCCACTTGGGCTTCCGTCCAGATGCAATCTCTCTGGATGAGCCttcgttcggttgactgatccctccgttcggtcgaccgattagctgATGGTCTCCGCCTTATCCGATCAGATCAACCTGGCTCGATCCAGTCATCACTTATCCtcgattcggtcgactgatcccgatGACCCGGTCTGACCTCTGGAAATATGATCCTACTATActggggttcggtcgatcgatccagacgtttggtcgaccgatcaaggctaagtccaaccctgcaaaactgttagtttcctac
Coding sequences:
- the LOC122045268 gene encoding cytochrome P450 724B1-like codes for the protein MMEGELLCVLLMAGLFVVMLILVLNHLLPLLLNHGVAPGGNFGWPFIGETLRFLVPHASYTLGRFLEEHCARYGKVFKSHLFCTPTIVSCDQELNHFILHNEEKLFQCSYPRPIHGILGKSSMIVVVGDTHRKLRSLALTLLTTTKSRTGYLIDIGRIALEVIAAWKGKQRIFLCEEARKFTFRVIVKQVLGMSQGESQTERILEDFLTFMKGLISFPIYIPGTSYAKAVQARARISFTVKNILATRQNGGDSSKKGDFLDELLSASNLSEEEKVSFVLDALLGGYETTSLLISMAVYFLGQCPSALEQLKSEHETIRANKKEEDLTPEDYKRMEFTQHVINETLRCGNIVKFVHRKALKDVRYKDYFIPCGWKVLPVFSAAHLDSSLYKNPHEFFPWRWKKDQKQTTSKRFTPFGGGPRLCPGSELAKVEAAFFLHYMVLNFRWKVECGDIPMAYPYVEFKRQLPLQIIPISSKY